The window CATGCACCATGTGCTCAAGACTGGACCAAGCCCTCCATGGAAAGGCATGGTTCTCCGCTGATTTGGTGTGTGCTGCCCATAGGTCCGAGATATCATCTTTGGCATACTGCAAGAGTCACAACAATCTTGCACATTCAGCTGATCTCTGCAAGAGATGCCATGCTGCATGCACCCTGGCAGGCTTTGTCGATGAGGTTAATTCTCGGTCTGGATCGAGGTCTAGACAGTTATGTTCTTGTTGTTTGGAGCCATTCAAGAAGGCGTGCATCGCACATAAGCTTTATGAAACTGCAGATGTTAAGGGCCCCTCACATAATGTGCATGGTTTGGACGAAATCAAGCAGAGGAGCCAAGTTGTTGTGATAGAAAAAATCAATCCTGCCATGCCACCCAAGTTTGTACCTGAACAGGTCTCTACAGATCATTCAAAAGTTAAAGGTGAGTTTACGAATCTGGATTGATGTACTTCTTTTATCTCTAAATTCTTCACTAAAAAACTATTGTAATGTATCATTTCTGGAAATCTACTGAGCGCATCCATATTGTTTTCATGTATCATTTGTAGTGGGTATTGAGGAAGTCAGGGAGTTAGATGCTTCACCAGGCACATATGAACAATCTACAAAGGATAatggtgcttcttcaaatgctgGTTTGGCAGCAAAGCCTGCACCCAATGCGTCTTCCCTGCCTTCGCGCATTTTCGTCGATCGCAACAACAGTATTAAGAACACTTTCGTTGGTAGGGTCAATCTGCCATCTCCTCGCCCATCAGAGATAATCTCTGCCCGGGATAACAATTCTACTACTCAACAAGAAGTGAAGGCACTCCTTACTCAGATGTCCTCTGTAAGGGGCCTTGACTATTCTTGGACTGAAGGAGTAAGTAGTACTGATACCATGATTCAGAATGATGAAAGCAATGGTACCAGCAGGAGGCCATACCTCGAGAGAAATTACTCTGTGTTGGAATCATCGGATGCAAACCTTGGTATTTGTGAAGCTGAAGGAGAGATCTCACTGGAGAGTTTGAAGCGGCAGATTGAGATTAACAAGAAGTCAATGCTTGTCCTTTACAAGGAGCTTGAGGAAGAAAGGAGCGCTTCGGCGATTGCAGCTAGCCAAGCCATGGCCATGATCAACAGATTGCATGAGGAAAAGGCTGCAATGCAGATGGAAGCACTACAATATCTTAGGATGATGGAAGAGCAGGCTGACCATGACCATGAAGCGATACAGAATCTACACGACTTGCTTACAGAGAGGGAGAAAGCATTACTTGACATGGATGCCGAACTAGATAGTTGTCGGAGGCTACTCCAGCATGACCAGTTTAATGGGGGGAATTTTGATGATACAGTGGACAATACACCCGGATATGACAAGAATGTGTCATTTGATGTCTTGAATGCATCGGATTTCATGACGAGCACCATGTCAGGTTTCGAAGAAGAAAAGGCATACATTTTGGAATCACTGGGCAGATTGGAGGAAAAGCTTCGCATTTCTACATACAAGCTTGCTTCTGATGA is drawn from Aegilops tauschii subsp. strangulata cultivar AL8/78 chromosome 1, Aet v6.0, whole genome shotgun sequence and contains these coding sequences:
- the LOC109781352 gene encoding myosin-binding protein 3, encoding MAVKTGVRSQDFSQRFWYTLSRAICELCVIILLHVAATTSYVATRLAHISRLRAPCTMCSRLDQALHGKAWFSADLVCAAHRSEISSLAYCKSHNNLAHSADLCKRCHAACTLAGFVDEVNSRSGSRSRQLCSCCLEPFKKACIAHKLYETADVKGPSHNVHGLDEIKQRSQVVVIEKINPAMPPKFVPEQVSTDHSKVKVGIEEVRELDASPGTYEQSTKDNGASSNAGLAAKPAPNASSLPSRIFVDRNNSIKNTFVGRVNLPSPRPSEIISARDNNSTTQQEVKALLTQMSSVRGLDYSWTEGVSSTDTMIQNDESNGTSRRPYLERNYSVLESSDANLGICEAEGEISLESLKRQIEINKKSMLVLYKELEEERSASAIAASQAMAMINRLHEEKAAMQMEALQYLRMMEEQADHDHEAIQNLHDLLTEREKALLDMDAELDSCRRLLQHDQFNGGNFDDTVDNTPGYDKNVSFDVLNASDFMTSTMSGFEEEKAYILESLGRLEEKLRISTYKLASDDAKNIQETLLGDHIGDESTSFQQSIEQKDKDECSCSPFDNEKISGLNNLQDEISLLDTRLRALEDDHEFLKRVLSSLKGDGLQCVRDIMSHLHELRRVAAQ